The following coding sequences are from one Lolium rigidum isolate FL_2022 chromosome 6, APGP_CSIRO_Lrig_0.1, whole genome shotgun sequence window:
- the LOC124659265 gene encoding basic leucine zipper 6-like has translation MSMFPDEGGSTAPGSENGSSDSDGDKRGKDRYGDGQNDGANDLEEKAPGQATPTSSTETIRDPKRVKRILANRQSAQRSRVRKLQYISELERCVTTLQNEVSVLSPRVAFLDQQRTILTVGNSHLKQRIAALAQDKIFKDAHQEALKEEIERLRQVYQQQNLRMSSGAAAADQHGHGGPPPVRQEKELMS, from the exons ATGTCCATGTTCCCTGACGAGGGTGGGTCCACGGCGCCCGGGTCCGAGAACGGCAGCAGCGACAGCGACGGCGACAAGCGCGGCAAGGATCGGTACGGTGACGGGCAGAACGACGGAGCCAACGACCTCGAGGAGAAGGCGCCGGGGCAAGCCACGCCGACCTCGTCGACGGAGACGATCCGAGACCCAAAGAGGGTCAAGAG GATACTGGCAAACCGCCAGTCGGCTCAGAGGTCGCGGGTGAGGAAGCTGCAGTACATCTCCGAGCTAGAGCGCTGCGTCACCACGCTCCAG AACGAGGTGTCCGTGCTGTCTCCCCGGGTGGCGTTCCTGGACCAGCAGCGGACCATCCTCACCGTCGGCAACAGCCACCTCAAGCAGCGGATCGCCGCGCTGGCGCAGGACAAGATCTTCAAGGACG CTCATCAAGAGGCgctcaaggaggagatcgagaggCTCCGGCAGGTGTACCAGCAGCAGAACCTCAGGATGTCCTCCGGTGCGGCCGCCGCCGACCAGCACGGCCACGGAGGGCCGCCTCCCGTGCGCCAGGAGAAGGAGCTCATGAGCTGA